In a single window of the Petrotoga olearia DSM 13574 genome:
- a CDS encoding VanZ family protein has translation MERRKYIIISLIFLIFWVGVILFFGTRNPEESSNQSYFVYNVIKSIDNVFDFSDTKWFREIEVFLKKLWLGDQYADSIALVRKSAHFGIYFILGVFSWLFGYLYSKRLLIGTLLGVSLPALIAALDEYSQEFVGRGSSLNDVLIDISGAVFANIIILVIYVVYKICKEIYLRYK, from the coding sequence ATGGAAAGAAGAAAATATATAATAATATCATTAATTTTTTTAATTTTTTGGGTTGGAGTTATTTTGTTTTTTGGAACAAGAAATCCAGAGGAATCTTCAAATCAATCTTATTTTGTCTATAATGTTATTAAATCAATAGATAATGTATTTGATTTTTCAGATACAAAATGGTTTAGAGAGATAGAAGTATTTTTAAAGAAGTTGTGGCTTGGAGATCAATATGCTGATTCCATAGCACTTGTTAGAAAAAGTGCGCATTTTGGAATATATTTTATACTTGGTGTGTTTTCTTGGTTGTTTGGATATTTGTATTCAAAGAGATTATTGATAGGGACTTTACTTGGAGTATCTTTACCAGCACTTATAGCTGCATTAGATGAATATTCTCAAGAGTTTGTTGGCAGAGGTTCTTCATTGAATGATGTTCTTATAGATATTTCAGGAGCTGTTTTTGCTAATATAATAATTTTGGTAATTTATGTGGTTTATAAGATTTGTAAGGAGATTTATCTAAGGTATAAATAA